The nucleotide sequence GTCGGCGGGGACGTCGAGGCCAGGCACCTCGCGGCCCAGGTTCTGCGCAGCGGTGGCGGCGTCGAGCACGGCGTGCGCCTCCTCCACCGGGTTGAGGTAGCTGTGCACCCGGTCGGGGGTGCCCAGGCCGAGATAGTCGGTGACCACCACGTTGGCGCCCGCGGCCAGCAGCGAGGGCAGGGTGATCGCCTCGTACTCCAAGCCCTGGCCGAGCAGCACCGACGGCGCGCACTGGTCGCCCTGACCGATGGTGCCCACCGCGTAGCTGATCAGCGGGCGGTCGCCGCCGCCACGCCACGGGGCGGTGGCCTGCAGCACCGTTCCGGTGACAGCCACGGCCTCGCCGTTCGCGTCGGTGCTCTTGTACATGATCGTGGTGGCGGGCACGCCCAGGTAGGCCACCGTGGCGGGCCGGTGGCGGACGAGGTCGCCGTTGGTCGCGGGCAGCTCCGCGGGTGGCGTGTAGAACGCAGCGCCGCCCAGGGCAGCGTCTCCGGGAGCGGCGGCGCCGGGAGCAGCGGCGCCGGCGGGCGCGGTGGCCAGCACCGTCAGCCCCACTGCGGCCAGGGCGATGACGGGGATGGTCCGCAACCGGTGCCGAGCGAGCATGGGTCCTCACCTCTCCTTGCGGGACAGGTGCGCGACGACTGCCGCGGCAGCGGGCTGCCCGGGCTCACCGTGACACAGCAAGTGGCCTGAGTCACGCACCACGGCGCCGCCGCGCTCGGTGGCCGGTGACCTGCCCTTGTCCTGCTCACCTCGACGTGGCTGGATGGACGGTGGCGGGGCCAGCGAGGCCCTTGGCGGTGGCCGGAGGTGCGCATGAGCCTGGTGAGTGGACCGATCTTCCAGATCTGCTGGGTGGTGGAGGACCTCGAGGCCGCCGAGCAGTGGTTCACGGACACGCTCGGGGTGCCGCACTGGATGCGGGTGCCCAACGTGGTGTTCGGGCCCGAGCACGCCACGTACCGCGGGGAGCCCGCCGACTTCGTCATCGACGTGGCGCTGGGCTACTTCGGGGAGCAGCAGGTGGAGCTCATCCGGCCGGTGTCCGGGCCCAGCCTCTACACCGAGCACCTGCAGACCAGCGGCCCCGGGCTGCACCACGTGGCCTGGGTGCCCGAGGACTTCGACGCGGCGCTGGAGCAGGCCCGTGCCCAGGGGCTGACGGTCACCCAGTCGGGCACCTTCCCCGGTACCGGCATGGAGTTCGCCTACCTCGACGGCACCGCGGGCGGCGCCCCGCACGTCGAGCTGCTGCGCCTGTCCCCGGACATGGTGGCGCTGTTCGACTCCGTGCGGCACCCGGGCTGAGGCGGCACGCGGCTGAGCAGTCGGCGTGGTCCGATGTGTCCGATTTATCAGTACTGCCCGTGAGCAGGGCAGCATCCACCGGTAAGATGTGGATAAACCTCCCGCCCGTGCTGCCGGACCGTGTGCGTCCGGCTGTGTGACCCACTGACGGAGCTCCCCCTGCTCTTACTGCTGATCATCCATGCCGCCGCGGCGCTGCTCGCGCCTGCGCTCGTGCGCTGGATGGGTCGCAGGGCGTTCCTGGTCCTGGCCGCTGTTCCCGCCGCCGGCCTGGTGTGGTCGGTGCGCACCATGGGCACCGTCCAGGAGATCTACCACCAGTGGATACCTGGCCTGGACCTCAACTTCGTCCTCCGGCTGGACCCGCTCGCCTCGATCCTCTGCGTGCTGGTCACCGGGGTCGGTGCGCTGGTGCTGCTGTACTGCTCCCGCTACTTCGACGACGACGAGCCGCGCCTCGGGCTGTTCGCCGGTCTGATGGTGGCCTTCGCCGGGGCCATGTACGGCCTGGTCCTGAGCGACAACATGCTCCTGCTCTACATGTTCTGGGAGCTCACCACCGTCCTGTCCTTCCTGCTGGTGGGTCACTACGCCAGCAAGGCCCGCAGCCGTCGGGCCGCCACGCAGGCGCTGCTGGTCACCACCGGTGGTGGCCTGGCGATGCTGGTGGGCATCGTGATCCTGGGCCGGCTCACCGGCAGCTACCTGCTCTCCGACGTGGTGGCCGCCGGCCCCGGGCTGATCACCTCGCACAGCTGGCTCACCGGTGTGGGCATCGTGCTGGTGCTCGTCGGTGCGCTGAGCAAGTCGGCCATCGTCCCCCTGCACTTCTGGCTGCCCGGCGCGATGGCCGCTCCCACCCCGGTGAGCGCCTACCTGCACGCCGCGGCCATGGTGAAGGCCGGCATCTACCTGGTGGCGCGGCTGGCACCGGGCTTCGCCGACGCCGCCGCGTGGCGGCCCCTGGTGATCACCCTCGGCCTGGCCGCCATGCTCATCGCCGGGTGGCGGTCGCTGCGGGAGAACGACCTCAAGCTGGTGCTGGCCTTCGGCACCGTCAGCCAGCTCGGCTTCCTCACCGTGCTGGTGGGTGCGGGCACCCGGGACATGGCGCTGGCGGGGATGGCCATGCTGGTGGCCCACGCCCTGTTCAAGGCCACCCTGTTCCTCGTCGTCGGCATCATCGACCACTCCACCGGCACCCGGGACCTGCGCAAGCTCAGCGGGCTGGGCCGAAAGCAGCCGCTGCTGGCGGTGGTCGCCATCGCTGCGGCCGCGAGCATGGCCGGCGTCCCGCCCTTCATCGGCTTCGTGGGCAAGGAGGCGGCCTTCGACGCGCTGCTGCACTCTGGCCTGCCGGCCACCTGGGGCCTGAGCGCCGGGACGGCCTCCACCCTCACCCTGGTGGGCCTGGTCGCCGGCTCGGCGCTGACGGTGGCCTACAGCCTGCGCTTCGTCTGGGGTGCGTTCGGCGCCAAGGGTGAGGCGGAGCCCAGCGCCAAGGTGCGCAAGCTGCACGCCCCCAGCCCGCTGTTCCTGGTGGCACCCGCCGTGCTCACCGTGGCCGGTCTGCTGGACGGGCTGTTCGCGCCCCTCATCAGCGACATCTTCGCCGACTACGCCGACACCCTGCCCGGCTCCCAGTCCTACCACCTGGCCCTGTGGCACGGCCTCGGCCCGGCGCTGGCGCTCACCGGGGTGGCCTTCCTCGGGGGTGGTCTGCTGTTCGTGGCGCGGGAGCAGGTGGTGCGCCTGCAGTGGGCCAGCCCGCCGCTGGGCAACGCCGACCGGATCTACGACGGCGTGCTGCGCCAGGCCGACGTGCTGTCCCAGAAGCTCACCGGCACCACGCAGCGCGGCTCGCTGCCGCTGAACCTCACCACCATCCTGCTGGTGCTGCTGGTGCTGCCCTCGGTGTTCCTGGCCATCGGCACCGACACCGGTCTCCGGCTGAAGCTGTGGGACGCGCCGCTGCAGGTGGTGATCGGGCTGCTGGCGGTGGTGGCCGCGCTGGCGGCCACCCAGGTGCGCAACCGCCTCGCCGGGGTGCTGCTGGTCGGCGTCACCGGCTACGCCAGCGGCGTCATCTTTGCCCTGCACGGTGCCCCGGACCTCGCCCTCACCCAGTTCCTGGTGGAGACGCTGCTGCTGGTGACCTTCGTGCTCGTGCTGCGCAAGCTGCCGCCGGAGATGCTGGACAGCAACTCCATCGGCCGCCGGGGCCCGCGTGCCGCGCTGTCGATCGCGGTGGGCACCCTGCTCACCGTGCTGGGGGCGTACGCGCTCAACGCCCGCAGCACGCTGCCGATCGCGCTGCAGCTGCCCGACCTGTCGTACCTGGAGGCGGGCGGGCGCAACGTGGTCAACGT is from Rhodococcus sp. X156 and encodes:
- a CDS encoding Na+/H+ antiporter subunit A; protein product: MLLLLIIHAAAALLAPALVRWMGRRAFLVLAAVPAAGLVWSVRTMGTVQEIYHQWIPGLDLNFVLRLDPLASILCVLVTGVGALVLLYCSRYFDDDEPRLGLFAGLMVAFAGAMYGLVLSDNMLLLYMFWELTTVLSFLLVGHYASKARSRRAATQALLVTTGGGLAMLVGIVILGRLTGSYLLSDVVAAGPGLITSHSWLTGVGIVLVLVGALSKSAIVPLHFWLPGAMAAPTPVSAYLHAAAMVKAGIYLVARLAPGFADAAAWRPLVITLGLAAMLIAGWRSLRENDLKLVLAFGTVSQLGFLTVLVGAGTRDMALAGMAMLVAHALFKATLFLVVGIIDHSTGTRDLRKLSGLGRKQPLLAVVAIAAAASMAGVPPFIGFVGKEAAFDALLHSGLPATWGLSAGTASTLTLVGLVAGSALTVAYSLRFVWGAFGAKGEAEPSAKVRKLHAPSPLFLVAPAVLTVAGLLDGLFAPLISDIFADYADTLPGSQSYHLALWHGLGPALALTGVAFLGGGLLFVAREQVVRLQWASPPLGNADRIYDGVLRQADVLSQKLTGTTQRGSLPLNLTTILLVLLVLPSVFLAIGTDTGLRLKLWDAPLQVVIGLLAVVAALAATQVRNRLAGVLLVGVTGYASGVIFALHGAPDLALTQFLVETLLLVTFVLVLRKLPPEMLDSNSIGRRGPRAALSIAVGTLLTVLGAYALNARSTLPIALQLPDLSYLEAGGRNVVNVLLVDIRAWDTIGEISVLLVAATGVASLVFGHRRVGTAPRVSDVDDGGGGSLPPPENQPTASSAQEPGFPESSPRSQEGTTWLRGGDVIDPRYRSLMLEITARLVFPTIMVLSVYFLFAGHNAPGGGFAGGLVAGLALAVRYLAGGRYELGETLPVDAGLILGLGLLISGITAGASVLLGAPVLSSAIIEVTLPVLGHVKLVTALFFDIGVYLIVIGLVLDVLRSLGAGLDLQEESDEEVRDADNRESLEAANAGDWTGSDPTAHTQRKEWNR
- a CDS encoding VOC family protein; this encodes MSLVSGPIFQICWVVEDLEAAEQWFTDTLGVPHWMRVPNVVFGPEHATYRGEPADFVIDVALGYFGEQQVELIRPVSGPSLYTEHLQTSGPGLHHVAWVPEDFDAALEQARAQGLTVTQSGTFPGTGMEFAYLDGTAGGAPHVELLRLSPDMVALFDSVRHPG